In Paroedura picta isolate Pp20150507F chromosome 1, Ppicta_v3.0, whole genome shotgun sequence, the following are encoded in one genomic region:
- the IAH1 gene encoding isoamyl acetate-hydrolyzing esterase 1 homolog, which translates to MREKQKRRRNASSSLPALAENLTSGSPTELAGLSMAGTEAGAWGRLLLRPRIVLFGDSITEFSFQENGWGASLAHRLARKCDVLNRGLSGYNTRWAKIVLPRLIHKDSSTENTVAVTIFFGANDSALKDVNPKQHVPLDEYADNLKSMIQYLKSVDIAEDKIILVTPPPLHETAWEKECIAKGEKLNRLNATTGEYAKACVKTARYCGTEVIDLWTLMQTKSQDFSRYLADGLHLSGEGHNFLANQLWSVLERKTLALPLLLPYWRDVDHLHPEDSLLERPT; encoded by the exons ATGCGCGAAAAGCAAAAGCGGCGTCGAAacgcctcttcctccctcccggcGCTGGCAGAGAACCTCACGTCCGGCTCTCCGACGGAGCTCGCGGGCCTCTCCATGGCGGGCACAGAGGCGGGCGCCTGGGGCCGGCTGCTGCTTCGGCCGCGCATCGTCCTTTTCGGAGACTCGATCACGGAG TTTTCCTTCCAAGAGAATGGATGGGGAGCATCACTTGCCCACAGACTAGCTAG GAAATGTGATGTGCTGAACCGTGGGCTCTCTGGCTACAACACCAGATGGGCAAAAATCGTTCTCCCAAGACTGATTCACAAAGACTCCAGTACTGAAAACACTGTGGCAGTAACCATCTTTTTTGGAGCGAATGACAGTGCTTTAAAAG ACGTAAATCCTAAGCAACACGTTCCACTCGATGAGTACGCTGACAATTTGAAGAGTATGATACAGTATCTAAAGTCTGTGGACATTGCAGAAGATAAAATTATTTTGGTGACACCCCCACCGCTTCATGAAACAGCATGGGAAAAAGAGTGCATCGCCAAAG GTGAGAAATTAAACCGTCTCAACGCCACTACTGGGGAGTACGCCAAGGCCTGTGTTAAAACAGCCAGATATTGTGGCACCGAGGTCATAGATCTGTGGACACTCATGCAAACAAAGAGTCAG GACTTCAGCCGTTACCTGGCAGATGGACTTCATTTATCGGGAGAAGGACATAACTTTCTGGCCAACCAGCTTTGGTCTGTCCTGGAACGAAAGACATTGGCCCTCCCTCTGCTGCTTCCTTACTGGCGTGATGTCGACCATCTTCATCCTGAAGACAGCCTCCTAGAGAGGCCAACATGA